One genomic region from Haloterrigena gelatinilytica encodes:
- a CDS encoding ABC transporter permease — translation MSTVTVAKKEFEDAVRSRKLMVMTAVFALFTFGGAYLAAQLGELFAEIGEEGAEGTLDFVFALQTPASLLVPIIALMVSYKAICGERESGSLKFLLGLPHTRTDVVFGKVLGRSAVVAASILIGFAVGLGGLVAFVGSVSIVDYLLFTLITMLFGLVYVCLGIGISSLTRSTTRAAVGAFGLIVFFWIVWSFLLQALLYYVEGTLIPEQYPGWYIGLASISPDAAYSSALGAVFDESALTMASAYGVEDLPTIAEPWFGFVLLALWALVPLGLGVWRFGRTDL, via the coding sequence ATGAGCACGGTCACCGTCGCGAAAAAGGAGTTCGAGGACGCCGTCCGATCGCGCAAGCTGATGGTGATGACGGCGGTCTTCGCTCTGTTTACGTTCGGCGGGGCCTATCTCGCCGCCCAGCTCGGGGAGCTGTTCGCGGAAATCGGCGAGGAGGGCGCGGAGGGGACGCTCGATTTCGTCTTCGCCCTCCAGACGCCCGCGAGCCTTCTCGTGCCGATCATCGCGTTGATGGTCAGCTACAAGGCGATCTGTGGCGAGCGCGAGAGCGGGAGCCTGAAGTTCCTGCTCGGCCTGCCCCACACGCGTACCGACGTCGTGTTCGGGAAGGTCCTCGGGCGCTCGGCCGTCGTGGCCGCGTCGATCCTGATCGGGTTCGCCGTCGGGCTGGGCGGCCTCGTCGCCTTCGTCGGCTCCGTCTCGATCGTCGACTACCTCCTGTTTACGCTGATAACGATGCTGTTCGGCCTCGTCTACGTCTGTCTGGGGATCGGCATCTCCTCGCTGACGCGCTCGACGACTCGCGCGGCGGTCGGCGCGTTCGGACTGATCGTGTTCTTCTGGATCGTCTGGTCGTTCCTGCTACAGGCCCTATTGTACTACGTCGAGGGCACGCTCATTCCCGAACAGTATCCGGGCTGGTACATCGGACTGGCCTCGATTTCGCCGGACGCCGCCTACAGCTCCGCACTGGGCGCCGTCTTCGACGAATCTGCCCTTACGATGGCGAGCGCGTACGGTGTTGAGGACCTCCCGACGATCGCTGAGCCGTGGTTCGGCTTCGTCTTGCTGGCGCTCTGGGCGCTCGTCCCGCTCGGACTCGGCGTCTGGCGGTTCGGTCGCACCGATCTCTGA
- the rpiA gene encoding ribose-5-phosphate isomerase RpiA, with product MKTAGGSDAAKRRAGERAADEVTDGFVVGLGTGSTTAYAIEALGRAVDDGLEIRGIPTSFQSRRLALKVGIELTTLDAVEGIDLAIDGADQVADDPAADGYGALIKGGGAAHTREKLVDAAADRFVVVADPSKLAPTLERSVPIEVIPDAHTVVADRVRDGGGEPTLREAEGKDGPVVTDNGNLVLDCAFGSIDEPEALATRLSRLPGVVEHGLFVGLADATYVGTDDGVAVRDY from the coding sequence ATGAAGACGGCAGGCGGTTCCGACGCGGCGAAGCGACGGGCCGGCGAACGCGCCGCCGACGAGGTCACGGACGGGTTCGTCGTCGGGCTCGGTACCGGTTCGACGACCGCGTACGCGATCGAGGCGCTCGGCCGGGCCGTCGACGACGGCCTCGAGATCCGGGGAATTCCGACCTCCTTCCAGTCGCGCCGACTGGCCCTCAAGGTCGGGATCGAACTGACGACGCTGGACGCGGTCGAGGGGATCGACCTCGCGATCGACGGCGCCGATCAGGTGGCCGACGACCCCGCGGCCGACGGCTACGGCGCGCTGATCAAGGGCGGCGGCGCCGCGCACACGCGCGAGAAACTGGTCGATGCGGCGGCCGACCGATTCGTCGTCGTCGCCGACCCCTCGAAACTCGCGCCGACGCTCGAGCGATCGGTCCCGATCGAAGTCATCCCCGACGCCCACACGGTCGTCGCCGATCGCGTTCGCGACGGCGGCGGCGAGCCGACCCTTCGGGAGGCCGAGGGCAAGGACGGCCCGGTCGTGACCGATAACGGAAACCTCGTCCTCGACTGCGCGTTCGGGTCGATCGACGAGCCCGAGGCCCTGGCGACCCGGCTCTCGCGGCTTCCCGGCGTCGTCGAACACGGGCTGTTCGTCGGGTTGGCCGACGCGACCTACGTCGGGACGGACGACGGCGTCGCGGTTCGCGACTACTGA
- a CDS encoding DUF1931 family protein codes for MADLIVKAAVKEALDDKNVASDFYEALDEEVDELLEDAARRAEANDRKTVQPRDL; via the coding sequence ATGGCAGACCTTATCGTCAAAGCCGCCGTGAAGGAAGCGCTCGATGACAAGAACGTCGCCTCGGACTTTTACGAAGCACTCGACGAGGAAGTCGACGAGCTTCTCGAGGACGCTGCGCGACGAGCCGAAGCGAACGACCGGAAGACGGTCCAGCCCCGCGACCTGTAA
- the larB gene encoding nickel pincer cofactor biosynthesis protein LarB translates to MRELLEAVADGSLSPSAAEAQLRGYVTGEAGRFDAARKQRRGIPEAILAEGKSAPQVVALAETALETTGRALVTRADDRQVEALEASLEETFPDATLERRGSTVRVLAADYEPPSLEATVGIVTAGTVDGPVADEAEVVCADAGATIDRIDDIGVAALNRTLDQVDRLREADVLIVAAGREGALPTVIAGLVDTPVIAVPVSSGYGHGGDGEAALAGLLQSCTVLSVVNIDAGFVAGAQATLIARAIDGARDDGRSN, encoded by the coding sequence ATGCGCGAACTGCTCGAGGCCGTCGCTGACGGCTCGCTTTCGCCGTCGGCGGCAGAAGCACAACTCAGAGGATACGTCACCGGCGAGGCCGGACGATTCGACGCGGCTCGAAAGCAGCGACGGGGCATTCCGGAGGCCATCCTCGCCGAGGGGAAGTCGGCTCCGCAGGTCGTCGCGCTCGCGGAAACCGCCCTCGAGACGACCGGACGAGCGCTCGTGACTCGCGCCGACGACCGCCAGGTCGAGGCCCTCGAGGCGAGTCTCGAGGAGACGTTCCCCGACGCGACCCTCGAGCGTCGAGGGTCGACGGTTCGGGTGCTGGCGGCCGACTACGAGCCGCCGTCGCTCGAGGCGACGGTCGGCATCGTGACGGCGGGGACCGTCGACGGCCCCGTCGCCGACGAAGCGGAGGTCGTCTGCGCCGACGCGGGAGCGACGATCGACCGGATCGACGATATCGGCGTCGCGGCGCTGAACCGGACGCTCGATCAGGTCGATCGGCTCCGCGAGGCGGACGTCCTGATCGTCGCCGCCGGCCGGGAAGGGGCGCTTCCGACGGTGATCGCCGGCCTCGTCGATACGCCGGTCATCGCCGTCCCCGTCTCGAGCGGCTACGGCCACGGGGGCGACGGCGAGGCCGCACTCGCGGGACTGCTCCAGTCGTGTACCGTCCTCTCGGTCGTCAACATCGACGCGGGTTTCGTCGCCGGCGCCCAGGCGACGCTGATCGCTCGCGCGATCGACGGCGCCCGCGACGACGGTCGATCTAACTAA
- a CDS encoding DUF7563 family protein, with translation MPTCDHCGAHVSERFARVFADENGEIRACVSCSANAGIEQAARERARGA, from the coding sequence ATGCCAACCTGTGACCATTGCGGCGCACACGTCTCCGAACGGTTCGCACGCGTCTTCGCCGACGAAAACGGTGAGATCCGCGCCTGCGTGAGCTGTTCGGCCAACGCCGGGATCGAACAAGCCGCCAGAGAGCGCGCGCGCGGCGCCTGA
- a CDS encoding GIY-YIG nuclease family protein, translated as MTEADHVVYVLECADGSLYTGYTTDLERRVAEHDAGEGAKYTRGRAPVELRYHERYESRSAAMSREYEIKQLSRPEKERLVGLE; from the coding sequence ATGACCGAGGCCGATCACGTCGTCTACGTCCTCGAGTGCGCCGACGGCTCGCTCTACACCGGTTACACGACGGACTTAGAGCGACGGGTCGCCGAACACGACGCCGGCGAGGGCGCAAAGTACACGCGCGGTCGCGCGCCCGTCGAACTGCGCTACCACGAGCGCTACGAGTCGCGGTCGGCCGCGATGTCTCGGGAGTACGAGATCAAACAGCTCTCCCGCCCGGAGAAGGAACGTCTCGTCGGCCTCGAGTGA
- a CDS encoding NADPH-dependent FMN reductase — MSQTPSVVAVSGSLRDESYTRTALKYALRAAADAGAETTLLDLRELDLPVYDPDRDLEDQGDAAAATRLVREADAVALGTPVYHGSYSGALKNFHDYCGFDEYEETTVGLLATAGGGSYGSTLDHLRITVRGVHGWVLPHQVGLRNASGTFEADPEAIDGRRFRDPGLQDRVEKLGRNLVEYAFIDPSVTSAQSAAGDD; from the coding sequence ATGAGTCAGACGCCCTCCGTCGTCGCCGTCAGCGGCAGTCTCCGGGACGAGAGCTACACTCGGACAGCGCTGAAGTACGCGTTACGGGCCGCCGCCGACGCGGGCGCCGAGACGACGCTGCTCGACCTCCGGGAGTTGGACCTGCCCGTGTACGATCCCGACCGCGACCTCGAGGACCAGGGCGACGCCGCGGCCGCGACGCGACTCGTCCGCGAAGCCGACGCCGTCGCGCTCGGAACGCCGGTCTACCACGGCTCCTACTCGGGGGCGCTGAAGAACTTCCACGACTACTGCGGGTTCGACGAGTACGAGGAGACGACCGTCGGCCTGCTGGCGACCGCCGGCGGCGGCAGCTACGGCTCGACGCTCGATCACCTCCGCATTACGGTTCGGGGCGTCCACGGGTGGGTCCTCCCCCACCAGGTCGGCCTCCGAAACGCCTCGGGGACGTTCGAGGCCGATCCCGAGGCCATCGACGGCCGTCGGTTTCGCGATCCCGGCCTGCAGGATCGAGTGGAAAAACTCGGTCGAAATCTCGTCGAGTACGCCTTCATCGACCCCAGCGTCACGTCGGCGCAGTCCGCGGCGGGCGACGACTGA